Proteins encoded together in one Streptomyces sp. TLI_171 window:
- a CDS encoding sugar isomerase domain-containing protein produces the protein MSELVGRYLDAAVAHLERIRAEEGENIEAAAELLAEAVEHGRRIFAYGAGHSSLAAQDVVYRAGGLVVMNLLNVPGMTGVNVMPAHLGSALERVSGLATTTLDLTPARSGDLLFLVSLSGRQVMPVELAQHARDRGLKVIGVTSLAYPGAVSSNHPSGTYLKDNCDVVLDSKIGLGDGELEHPGAGAPFGSVSTIVTSALMQSVTASAIAKLADRGITPPLFRSGNVDGGTEWNNKVIADNADRIFYAW, from the coding sequence ATGAGCGAACTGGTCGGCCGGTACCTGGACGCCGCGGTGGCCCACCTGGAGCGGATCCGGGCCGAGGAGGGGGAGAACATCGAGGCCGCCGCCGAGCTGCTGGCCGAGGCGGTCGAGCACGGCCGCCGGATCTTCGCCTACGGCGCCGGGCACTCCTCGCTGGCCGCCCAGGACGTGGTCTACCGGGCCGGCGGCCTGGTCGTGATGAACCTGCTGAACGTGCCCGGGATGACCGGCGTGAACGTGATGCCCGCGCACCTCGGCAGCGCGCTGGAGCGGGTCTCCGGGCTGGCCACCACCACCCTGGACCTGACCCCGGCGCGCAGCGGCGACCTGCTGTTCCTGGTCTCGCTCTCCGGCCGCCAGGTGATGCCGGTCGAGCTCGCCCAGCACGCCCGGGACCGCGGCCTGAAGGTGATCGGCGTGACCTCGCTGGCCTATCCCGGCGCGGTCTCCTCCAACCACCCGTCCGGCACCTACCTCAAGGACAACTGCGACGTGGTGCTGGACAGCAAGATCGGCCTCGGCGACGGCGAGCTGGAGCACCCCGGCGCGGGCGCCCCGTTCGGCTCGGTCTCCACCATCGTCACCAGCGCGCTGATGCAGTCCGTGACGGCCTCCGCGATCGCCAAGCTCGCCGATCGCGGCATCACCCCGCCGCTGTTCCGCTCCGGCAACGTGGACGGCGGCACCGAGTGGAACAACAAGGTGATCGCCGACAACGCCGACCGGATCTTCTACGCCTGGTGA
- a CDS encoding metal-dependent transcriptional regulator, whose amino-acid sequence MSGLIDTTEMYLRTILELEEEGITPMRARIAERLEQSGPTVSQTVGRMERDGLLQVAEDRHLELTGEGRKLAVRVMRKHRIAECLLVDVIGLEWEQVHEEACRWEHVMSETVERKVLAMLGHPTQSPYGNPIPGLDELGDTKAEGEGFDAGLVTLEAVAAKDGTDVVVRRIGEPIQTDGELMRTLRRAGVRPGATVRVAPAAGGVLVGSGENAAELGKDIAAHVFVAQP is encoded by the coding sequence ATGTCAGGGCTGATCGACACCACTGAGATGTACCTCCGCACCATCCTGGAGCTGGAGGAGGAGGGCATCACCCCGATGCGCGCCCGGATCGCCGAGCGGCTGGAGCAGTCCGGCCCCACGGTGAGCCAGACGGTGGGCCGGATGGAACGCGACGGGCTGCTCCAGGTCGCCGAGGACCGGCACCTCGAACTGACCGGCGAAGGACGCAAGTTGGCCGTCCGGGTGATGCGCAAGCACCGGATCGCCGAATGCCTGCTGGTGGACGTCATCGGCCTGGAGTGGGAGCAGGTCCACGAGGAGGCCTGCCGCTGGGAGCACGTGATGAGCGAGACCGTCGAGCGCAAGGTGCTCGCGATGCTCGGCCACCCCACCCAGTCCCCGTACGGCAACCCGATCCCCGGCCTGGACGAGCTCGGTGACACCAAGGCCGAGGGCGAGGGCTTCGACGCCGGGCTGGTCACGCTGGAGGCGGTCGCCGCCAAGGACGGCACGGACGTGGTGGTGCGGCGGATCGGCGAGCCGATCCAGACCGACGGCGAGCTGATGCGCACCCTGCGCCGGGCTGGCGTGCGCCCCGGCGCCACCGTGCGGGTCGCGCCGGCGGCCGGCGGCGTGCTGGTCGGCAGCGGCGAGAACGCGGCCGAGCTGGGCAAGGACATCGCCGCGCACGTGTTCGTCGCCCAGCCGTAG
- a CDS encoding bifunctional DNA primase/polymerase, with protein MQHVDNTPGAPEQDLPPLLLEAVRYAEDRHWEVAPGTWLVDGEGPARCSCGEAQCPLPGAHPVGADWRGRASAGPGVVRKWWTENPEASILLPTGRAFDVLDVPEVAGCLALARMERMGLQLGPVVAVPAAPGRSGRRLHFLVLPGVVDKLPDMLRQIGWSADRLDLVARGEGDWVVAPPSRVGGYASAQWARPPSALNRWLPDAMELVSPLAYACGRESSAPRPVQRPAAAVR; from the coding sequence GTGCAGCACGTGGACAACACCCCAGGAGCTCCCGAACAGGACCTGCCGCCGCTGCTGCTCGAAGCCGTCCGCTACGCCGAGGACCGCCACTGGGAGGTGGCGCCGGGAACGTGGCTGGTCGACGGCGAGGGCCCGGCCCGCTGCTCGTGCGGCGAGGCGCAGTGCCCGCTGCCCGGCGCGCACCCGGTCGGGGCGGACTGGCGGGGCAGGGCCAGCGCCGGGCCCGGCGTGGTCCGCAAGTGGTGGACGGAGAACCCGGAGGCGTCGATCCTGCTGCCCACCGGGCGGGCCTTCGACGTGCTGGACGTGCCCGAGGTGGCGGGCTGCCTGGCGCTGGCCCGGATGGAGCGGATGGGGCTGCAGCTCGGCCCGGTGGTGGCGGTCCCGGCCGCGCCGGGGCGCAGCGGGCGGCGGCTGCACTTCCTGGTGCTGCCCGGCGTGGTCGACAAGCTGCCGGACATGCTGCGCCAGATCGGCTGGTCCGCGGACCGGCTTGACCTGGTGGCGCGCGGCGAGGGCGACTGGGTGGTGGCCCCGCCGTCCCGGGTCGGCGGGTACGCCTCGGCGCAGTGGGCTCGGCCGCCGTCCGCGCTGAACCGCTGGCTGCCGGACGCGATGGAGCTGGTCAGCCCGCTGGCCTACGCCTGCGGGCGGGAGTCCTCCGCCCCGCGCCCCGTTCAGCGCCCGGCCGCCGCCGTGCGCTGA
- a CDS encoding transcriptional regulator: MAARPLVAREPNERLQQLIQEAGCSNAGLARRVNLCGAEHGLDLRYDKTSVARWLRGQQPRGQAPAVIAEALGRKLGRGVTVDEIGMADGKSLSSAVGLQFAPSLGAALEQICELWRSDVGKRDFLAGATVAASALVEPSRDWLITPPDPVVARTGGTRVGLADVAAIRATTQMLVDLDHRFGSGHVRPVVVHYLNSVVSGFLGGSYRDETGRQLFGAVARLTELAGYMAVDTGQPGLAQRYYIQALRLAQAADDRGYGGYVLAASMSHLAATLGNPREIAQLARAAQEGARTVATPTAMAMFYAAEARGHALLGDAYACEHVAAKALAAMEQRNPVDDPDWIVHFDEAYLADELAHCHRDLQQGERAEHYARTALELHPAHRVRRRAVDLVLLATAQLQQRDLERACETGTEAVRLLSGLRSNRGVEYLDDFRSRLEPYRGHRAVREFHARMDGEAA, translated from the coding sequence ATGGCCGCGAGACCACTCGTCGCACGAGAGCCGAACGAGCGTCTGCAGCAGCTGATCCAGGAGGCGGGCTGCTCCAATGCGGGCCTCGCCCGCCGGGTCAACCTCTGCGGAGCAGAACACGGACTGGACCTGCGTTACGACAAGACCTCCGTCGCCCGCTGGCTGCGCGGGCAACAGCCACGCGGGCAGGCGCCCGCCGTCATCGCCGAGGCGCTCGGCCGCAAACTCGGCCGCGGCGTCACCGTGGACGAGATCGGCATGGCCGACGGCAAGAGCCTCAGCTCGGCGGTCGGCCTGCAGTTCGCGCCCAGCCTCGGCGCCGCGCTGGAGCAGATCTGCGAGCTCTGGCGCAGCGACGTCGGCAAGCGCGACTTCCTGGCCGGCGCCACCGTCGCCGCCTCCGCGCTGGTCGAACCCAGCCGGGACTGGCTGATCACCCCGCCCGACCCGGTGGTCGCCCGGACCGGCGGCACCAGGGTCGGCCTGGCCGACGTCGCCGCCATCCGGGCCACCACCCAGATGCTGGTCGACCTCGACCACCGGTTCGGCAGCGGCCACGTCCGCCCCGTCGTGGTGCACTACCTCAACAGCGTGGTCTCCGGCTTCCTCGGCGGCTCCTACCGCGACGAGACGGGACGTCAACTCTTCGGCGCGGTGGCCCGGCTGACCGAACTGGCCGGCTACATGGCCGTCGACACCGGACAGCCCGGCCTCGCCCAGCGGTACTACATCCAGGCGCTGCGCCTCGCCCAGGCCGCCGACGACCGCGGCTACGGCGGCTACGTCCTCGCCGCCTCGATGAGCCACCTCGCCGCGACCCTCGGCAACCCGCGGGAGATCGCCCAACTCGCCCGCGCCGCCCAGGAAGGCGCCCGCACCGTCGCCACCCCCACCGCGATGGCGATGTTCTACGCCGCCGAGGCCCGCGGCCACGCCCTGCTCGGCGACGCCTACGCCTGCGAGCACGTCGCCGCCAAGGCGCTCGCCGCGATGGAGCAGCGCAACCCCGTCGACGACCCCGACTGGATCGTGCACTTCGACGAGGCCTACCTGGCAGACGAACTGGCGCACTGTCACCGCGACCTGCAGCAGGGCGAACGGGCCGAGCACTACGCCCGCACCGCGCTCGAACTGCACCCCGCCCACCGGGTCCGCCGGCGCGCCGTCGACCTGGTGCTGCTCGCCACCGCCCAACTCCAGCAGCGCGACCTGGAACGCGCCTGCGAGACCGGCACCGAGGCGGTCCGGCTGCTCAGCGGACTGCGCTCCAACCGCGGCGTCGAGTACCTCGACGACTTCCGCAGCCGGCTCGAGCCGTACCGGGGCCACCGCGCCGTGCGCGAGTTCCACGCCCGGATGGACGGGGAGGCCGCGTAG
- a CDS encoding ABC transporter substrate-binding protein — MTRNGTPHPPPAVSGRRHRTAAAFAAGAAVLPALLSASACGGPAAADAAGQEVTVMTWAPSGTGAADRPGMTALADAIGRDLNAHGGLDGRKVRILTCNEHDTTDGATACADQAVNAHAVAVVGSASQYGTNFMPVLEEAGIPFIGGYGLSTPEFSSPLSYPVNGGLPALVAGSGRQLVEAGCKQISLIRPDTRAGDALVSYLGSAAKQTAIKVTDIKAPEKSNDYSPYTRKAIGDDKAGNCVLSALGAEPTANLLDPYRRANPRNTQLASVIGSFQQSVVDSTGGDGGPLRGAYATGWFPAESSAVWDALRATARTYGNGTTIDVSDPGVQTTWVAYEVLRQAVGRIDKTKPITAKALQTVLDSGDPIDTAGATPPLSWGVTNMLPTADSPRLVNTSVTFQQVRNGRLVEQRQGFTDVRWVLTNDKPPA, encoded by the coding sequence ATGACGCGGAACGGAACCCCCCACCCGCCACCCGCCGTCAGCGGCCGCCGACACCGCACCGCCGCCGCGTTCGCCGCCGGCGCCGCGGTCCTCCCCGCCCTGCTGTCCGCCTCCGCCTGTGGAGGCCCCGCCGCCGCCGACGCCGCCGGCCAGGAAGTCACCGTCATGACCTGGGCCCCGTCCGGCACCGGCGCCGCCGACCGGCCCGGCATGACCGCGCTCGCCGACGCCATCGGCCGCGACCTCAACGCCCACGGCGGACTCGACGGCCGCAAGGTCCGCATCCTCACCTGCAACGAGCACGACACCACCGACGGCGCCACCGCCTGCGCCGACCAGGCCGTGAACGCCCACGCGGTAGCCGTGGTCGGCTCCGCCAGCCAGTACGGCACCAATTTCATGCCCGTCCTGGAAGAGGCCGGCATCCCGTTCATCGGCGGCTACGGCCTCTCCACCCCGGAGTTCAGCAGCCCGCTCTCCTACCCGGTCAACGGCGGCCTGCCCGCCCTGGTCGCGGGCAGCGGGCGCCAGCTCGTCGAGGCCGGCTGCAAGCAGATATCCCTGATCCGCCCCGACACCCGGGCCGGCGACGCGCTGGTCAGCTACCTCGGCTCCGCCGCCAAGCAGACCGCCATCAAGGTCACCGACATCAAGGCCCCCGAGAAGTCCAACGACTACTCGCCCTACACCCGCAAGGCCATCGGCGACGACAAGGCCGGCAACTGCGTGCTCTCCGCCCTCGGCGCGGAGCCCACCGCCAACCTGCTCGACCCGTACCGCCGCGCCAACCCCAGGAACACCCAGCTCGCCTCGGTGATCGGCTCCTTCCAGCAGTCCGTGGTCGACTCCACCGGCGGCGACGGCGGCCCGCTCCGCGGCGCGTACGCCACCGGCTGGTTCCCCGCCGAGTCCTCCGCCGTCTGGGACGCCCTGCGCGCCACCGCCCGCACCTACGGCAACGGCACCACCATCGACGTCTCCGACCCCGGCGTGCAGACCACCTGGGTCGCCTACGAGGTCCTCCGGCAGGCCGTCGGCCGCATCGACAAGACCAAGCCGATCACCGCGAAGGCCCTGCAGACCGTCCTCGACAGCGGCGACCCCATCGACACCGCCGGCGCCACCCCGCCCCTGAGCTGGGGCGTCACCAACATGCTCCCCACCGCCGACTCCCCCCGCCTGGTGAACACCTCCGTCACCTTCCAGCAGGTCCGGAACGGCCGCCTGGTCGAACAACGCCAGGGCTTCACCGACGTCCGCTGGGTCCTCACCAACGACAAGCCCCCGGCGTAA
- a CDS encoding SCO4402 family protein → MDSPYRSARNPSRTGGRSSTMGGMPLTDLPWWRWRARIRSALHMFSDPGFQETAWLNGREGYGDLTDAVYRLVEDTWLDRWSAEKYVGSIFRDSAEAVAVDAAVLRVLRILHQVGGDAPAAVYLGHPDWPEAVQAAREAHHRLAVNDGDDPDLPPTTLDVLRQLTAHA, encoded by the coding sequence ATGGATTCTCCGTATCGGTCTGCCCGAAACCCTTCTCGAACGGGCGGGCGCTCAAGCACGATGGGCGGCATGCCCCTGACTGATCTGCCCTGGTGGCGCTGGCGGGCCCGGATCCGCTCGGCGCTGCACATGTTCTCCGACCCCGGCTTCCAGGAGACGGCCTGGCTGAACGGCCGGGAAGGGTACGGCGACCTCACCGACGCCGTGTACCGGCTGGTCGAGGACACCTGGCTGGACCGCTGGTCGGCGGAGAAGTACGTCGGCTCGATCTTCCGGGACTCCGCGGAGGCGGTCGCGGTGGACGCCGCGGTGCTGCGGGTGCTGCGGATCCTGCACCAGGTCGGCGGGGACGCCCCGGCCGCGGTGTACCTGGGCCACCCGGACTGGCCGGAGGCGGTGCAGGCGGCCCGCGAGGCGCACCACCGGCTGGCCGTCAACGACGGCGACGACCCGGACCTCCCGCCCACCACGCTGGACGTGTTGCGGCAGCTGACCGCGCACGCCTGA
- the purU gene encoding formyltetrahydrofolate deformylase encodes MEETARSQYVLTLSCPDKQGIVHAVSSYLFMTGCNIIDSQQFGDSGTGLFFMRVHFSAEEPVTAEKLRASFAAIGASFRMEWQIHESAERMRVLLMVSKFGHCLNDLLFRTRIGALPVEIVGVVSNHTDFRELTESYGIPFHHLPVTKDTKAQAEQQLLDLVAEERVELVVLARYMQVLSDDLCKALSGRVINIHHSFLPSFKGAKPYHQAHVRGVKLIGATAHYVTADLDEGPIIEQEVARVTHDVTPEQLVALGRDVECQALARAVKWHSERRVLLNGTRTVVFA; translated from the coding sequence ATGGAAGAGACCGCCCGCTCCCAGTACGTCCTCACGCTGTCCTGCCCCGACAAGCAGGGCATCGTCCACGCGGTCTCCAGCTACCTGTTCATGACGGGTTGCAACATCATCGACAGCCAGCAGTTCGGCGACTCCGGCACCGGCCTGTTCTTCATGCGGGTGCACTTCTCCGCGGAGGAGCCGGTGACGGCGGAGAAGCTGCGGGCGAGCTTCGCGGCGATCGGCGCCTCGTTCCGGATGGAGTGGCAGATCCACGAGTCCGCGGAGCGGATGCGGGTGCTGCTGATGGTCTCCAAGTTCGGGCACTGCCTGAACGACCTGCTGTTCCGCACCCGGATCGGCGCGCTGCCGGTGGAGATCGTCGGGGTGGTGTCCAACCACACCGACTTCCGGGAGCTGACCGAGTCGTACGGCATCCCGTTCCACCACCTCCCGGTGACCAAGGACACCAAGGCGCAGGCCGAGCAGCAGCTGCTCGACCTGGTCGCCGAGGAGCGGGTCGAACTGGTGGTGCTGGCCCGCTACATGCAGGTGCTCTCGGACGACCTGTGCAAGGCGCTGTCCGGACGGGTCATCAACATCCACCACTCCTTCCTGCCGAGCTTCAAGGGCGCCAAGCCGTACCACCAGGCGCACGTCCGCGGCGTGAAGCTGATCGGGGCGACGGCGCACTACGTCACCGCCGACCTGGACGAGGGTCCGATCATCGAGCAGGAGGTCGCCCGGGTCACCCACGACGTCACGCCCGAGCAGCTGGTGGCGCTCGGCCGGGACGTCGAGTGCCAGGCGCTGGCCCGCGCGGTGAAGTGGCACAGCGAGCGCCGGGTGCTGCTGAACGGCACCCGCACCGTGGTGTTCGCCTGA
- a CDS encoding anti-sigma regulatory factor, which yields MQVLQVQLAVQAEPAEVSRARRWVRARLQAGGIDPDSSIAETLVLVVSELVTNAVVHTGCPAVLRLVLPVDPVDAPVPVRVEVADASCTAPAPRHAGPDEDATNGRGLELVDLLCERWGWYPDGSGKRVWCEIGSTAGVCERAAQPVASVR from the coding sequence GTGCAGGTACTTCAGGTACAGCTGGCGGTCCAGGCGGAGCCGGCCGAGGTGTCACGGGCCCGGCGCTGGGTCCGGGCGCGGCTGCAGGCCGGCGGGATCGACCCGGACTCGTCGATCGCCGAGACCCTGGTGCTGGTGGTCTCCGAGCTGGTCACCAACGCGGTGGTGCACACCGGCTGCCCGGCGGTGCTGCGGCTGGTGCTGCCGGTCGACCCGGTCGACGCGCCCGTGCCGGTCCGGGTGGAGGTCGCCGACGCCAGCTGCACGGCCCCCGCGCCGCGGCACGCCGGGCCGGACGAGGACGCCACCAACGGCCGCGGCCTGGAGCTGGTCGACCTGCTCTGCGAGCGCTGGGGCTGGTACCCGGACGGCTCGGGCAAGCGGGTCTGGTGCGAGATCGGCTCCACCGCCGGGGTGTGCGAGCGGGCCGCGCAGCCGGTCGCCTCGGTGCGCTGA
- a CDS encoding MFS transporter: protein MTAPELKTASTPRVGTGAGPAIWSGNFRLYFTARSAGLLSDAMLPVAVTTGLLTSHHAGSTVGYAMAFLLAPFAGLVLVGGVLADRFTARRLMIFADLLNLVTRVLLAVLFFRGIDQLWQLYLLLALAGTAAAMFQPGAASTVPLVARDVQGANGILRTSEALTTLAGPPLAGLLAAASTGWVMVIAGAMYAISASCLLTLRLGPVPAPPPGDSLWRNLVEGWHEFWSRSWMWGVILIWMVFTVLSWGPLNPLIGNLVVPKFGGSVYGVLNGMFGAGTVIGGLAAIRLKPARPLTAGALALLAFPVQQFAFVFDLPWPVLGAAQLVSGIGISFWGVMWATSVQTQVPGEVLNRIHAYEVAGSVCMFPIGAALSGPAKEAFGAQAMLLVGGTVTLLTVAVLLLSPPIRNLRRVDTAGPVAAGH from the coding sequence GTGACCGCACCCGAACTGAAAACCGCCTCCACCCCGCGTGTCGGCACCGGCGCCGGACCCGCCATCTGGTCGGGCAACTTCCGGCTCTACTTCACCGCCCGCTCGGCCGGGCTGCTGAGCGACGCGATGCTCCCGGTGGCCGTCACCACCGGACTGCTGACCTCCCATCACGCCGGATCCACCGTCGGCTACGCGATGGCCTTCCTGCTCGCCCCGTTCGCCGGCCTGGTCCTGGTCGGCGGGGTGCTCGCCGACCGCTTCACCGCCCGCCGGCTGATGATCTTCGCGGACCTGCTCAACCTGGTCACCCGGGTGCTGCTCGCGGTGCTCTTCTTCCGCGGCATCGACCAGCTCTGGCAGCTGTACCTGCTGCTCGCGCTGGCCGGCACCGCCGCCGCCATGTTCCAGCCCGGCGCCGCCTCCACCGTCCCGCTGGTGGCCCGTGACGTGCAGGGCGCCAACGGCATCCTGCGCACCTCCGAGGCGCTCACCACACTGGCCGGGCCCCCGCTGGCCGGCCTGCTCGCCGCCGCCTCCACCGGCTGGGTGATGGTCATCGCCGGCGCGATGTACGCGATCAGCGCCAGCTGCCTGCTCACCCTGCGGCTCGGCCCGGTCCCCGCCCCGCCGCCCGGCGACAGCCTGTGGCGCAACCTGGTGGAGGGCTGGCACGAGTTCTGGTCCCGCAGCTGGATGTGGGGCGTCATCCTGATCTGGATGGTGTTCACGGTGCTCTCCTGGGGCCCGCTGAACCCGCTGATCGGCAACCTGGTGGTCCCCAAGTTCGGCGGCAGCGTCTACGGCGTGCTGAACGGCATGTTCGGCGCCGGCACCGTCATCGGCGGCCTGGCCGCGATCCGGCTCAAGCCCGCCCGGCCGCTCACCGCCGGCGCGCTGGCCCTGCTGGCCTTCCCCGTCCAGCAGTTCGCCTTCGTCTTCGACCTGCCCTGGCCGGTCCTCGGCGCCGCCCAGCTGGTCTCCGGCATCGGCATCAGCTTCTGGGGCGTCATGTGGGCCACCAGCGTGCAGACCCAGGTCCCGGGCGAGGTGCTGAACCGGATCCACGCCTACGAGGTGGCCGGCTCGGTCTGCATGTTCCCGATCGGCGCCGCGCTGTCCGGCCCCGCGAAGGAGGCCTTCGGCGCGCAGGCGATGCTGCTCGTCGGCGGCACCGTCACCCTGCTCACCGTCGCCGTGCTGCTGCTCAGCCCGCCGATCCGCAACCTGCGCCGGGTCGACACCGCCGGGCCGGTGGCCGCCGGGCACTGA
- a CDS encoding MFS transporter, whose protein sequence is MKELELTAAPAADPAPPRRTPRVHYGWIVVAVSLVVLVGSAGFRSAPSLMMDALHNEFGWSLATISSAVSVNLALYGLTAPFAAALMDRFGVRLVVVCALLTISTGAGLTVLMTQPWQLILCWGVLVGLGSGSMAGAFATTISGRWFQARQGLVTGVLTAAGAAGNLVFMPLLAALVEQHGWRTAVVVVSLSATAVAVPVLLLMRERPADLGLLPYGATEAPAPPRTDGSAVARSLRVLRDATRSRAFWLLSASFAICGATTVGLVGTHFIKAAHDHGMPETTSASLLALIGVFDIAGTIASGWFTDRFDSTWLLITYYALRGLSLVFLPALFDDSLRPPILAFVIFYGLDWVATVPPTVALCRRHFGEDAPIVFGWVLAAHQLGAAAVAGLAGLARDRFGDYDATWYAAGALCAVAVACCFALRGGRTPVATA, encoded by the coding sequence GTGAAGGAACTGGAACTCACCGCCGCACCCGCCGCCGACCCGGCCCCGCCCCGCCGCACCCCGCGCGTCCACTACGGCTGGATCGTGGTCGCGGTCTCCCTGGTCGTCCTGGTCGGCTCGGCCGGCTTCCGCTCCGCGCCCAGCCTGATGATGGACGCCCTGCACAACGAGTTCGGCTGGTCGCTCGCCACCATCTCCAGCGCGGTCTCCGTCAACCTCGCCCTGTACGGCCTCACCGCGCCGTTCGCCGCCGCCCTGATGGACCGCTTCGGCGTCCGCCTCGTGGTGGTCTGCGCGCTGCTCACCATCTCCACCGGCGCCGGGCTCACCGTCCTGATGACGCAGCCCTGGCAGCTGATCCTCTGCTGGGGCGTGCTGGTCGGCCTCGGCAGCGGCTCGATGGCCGGGGCCTTCGCCACCACCATCTCCGGCCGCTGGTTCCAGGCCCGGCAGGGCCTGGTCACCGGCGTGCTCACCGCCGCCGGCGCGGCCGGCAACCTGGTCTTCATGCCGCTGCTGGCCGCGCTGGTCGAACAGCACGGCTGGCGCACCGCGGTGGTGGTGGTCTCGCTCTCGGCCACCGCCGTGGCCGTCCCGGTCCTGCTGCTGATGCGCGAACGCCCCGCCGACCTCGGCCTGTTGCCCTACGGCGCGACCGAGGCCCCGGCGCCGCCGCGGACCGACGGCTCCGCGGTGGCCCGCTCGCTGCGGGTGCTCCGCGACGCGACGCGCAGCCGCGCGTTCTGGCTGCTCTCCGCCTCGTTCGCGATCTGCGGCGCCACCACCGTCGGCCTGGTCGGCACCCACTTCATCAAGGCCGCCCACGACCACGGCATGCCGGAGACCACCAGCGCCTCGCTGCTCGCGCTGATCGGCGTCTTCGACATCGCCGGCACCATCGCCAGCGGCTGGTTCACCGACCGCTTCGACTCCACCTGGCTGCTGATCACCTACTACGCGCTGCGCGGACTCTCGCTGGTCTTCCTGCCGGCCCTGTTCGACGACAGCCTGCGGCCGCCGATCCTGGCCTTCGTGATCTTCTACGGCCTGGACTGGGTCGCGACCGTCCCGCCCACCGTGGCGCTCTGCCGCCGCCACTTCGGCGAGGACGCCCCCATCGTCTTCGGCTGGGTGCTGGCCGCCCACCAGCTCGGCGCGGCCGCGGTGGCCGGCCTGGCCGGGCTCGCCCGCGACCGCTTCGGCGACTACGACGCCACCTGGTACGCGGCGGGCGCGCTGTGCGCGGTCGCGGTCGCCTGCTGCTTCGCCCTGCGCGGTGGCCGGACGCCGGTGGCCACCGCCTAG
- a CDS encoding GNAT family N-acetyltransferase, producing the protein MSLRFELDPELTPALREEITGLWTDVSNAGGAVGFVPPVTAAEVRPVADRQFAALAPDRLLVGFEPGGRLAAVVFFEDMRFGLMDHWRLLKRVMVHPDFQGRGYGAELLAEAERVARSWGLAGLRLTLRGGHGLEKFYGRSGYVEVGRVPGAIRVGPGDDRDDVTMWLDLRA; encoded by the coding sequence ATGAGCCTGCGCTTCGAACTGGACCCCGAGCTGACCCCCGCGCTCCGGGAGGAGATCACCGGGCTGTGGACGGACGTGTCCAACGCCGGCGGCGCGGTCGGGTTCGTGCCGCCGGTGACGGCCGCGGAGGTCCGGCCGGTGGCGGACCGGCAGTTCGCGGCGCTGGCGCCGGACCGGCTGCTGGTCGGGTTCGAACCGGGCGGGCGGCTCGCCGCGGTGGTGTTCTTCGAGGACATGCGGTTCGGGCTGATGGACCACTGGCGGCTGCTGAAGCGCGTCATGGTGCACCCCGACTTCCAGGGCCGCGGCTACGGCGCCGAGTTGCTGGCGGAGGCCGAGCGGGTGGCCCGCAGCTGGGGCCTGGCCGGCCTGCGGCTGACCCTGCGCGGCGGGCACGGGCTGGAGAAGTTCTACGGCCGCAGCGGGTACGTGGAGGTCGGCCGGGTGCCGGGGGCGATCCGGGTGGGCCCCGGGGACGACCGGGACGACGTCACCATGTGGCTCGACCTGCGGGCCTGA